One bacterium genomic region harbors:
- a CDS encoding carboxypeptidase regulatory-like domain-containing protein, translating into MKTMATLCAVLTVTLLGASAATGQAGSASILSLVSPLDTVARITTELQVAACGDRVVIVYQGHVGQAPLGLFSATSSGGPWQRGTLQMPEGSSLPNLRALLAEGHKSLLMGSQGGHLLLWQGNGNTWTGPTEIAQSVTGVTASGLVRTPAGLAAVARSTTFNWYGQQGSQWPLSKLRFTVGQHSYPPAYVDLSGTTELFGMHRGVPIVATLPPGADGTQEANWQIQPPGSREGWTSAAPAAATELRAVLDWPHRRVFVIWSKAEQPTLAWAPVGATSAAQWQQVQVPVLPRAARTEYQLVSNGHGAVGLLLYQQAGGDPSLTFHWLGASGLGPAIPILRPGTQTEASVFQSLDGEGMNCCLDDRGVAHVVIVGQKRGEMPANIRRVFYSAVTGGPTAISGGGTTTTGTTGGGTTGGGTTAGGTETGPDPDFVARILVPAADDEPLRVGPFSSWESLSLSPRIEITNQGAQYFGDLSFAVNVDGAQLRIRLKDESDHRTALFTRGQKRVLYLPRFVYSYRYEPTAQPPAPLTYDYAPRDTKIMLHTGLGRKQLTVQVDPDNAIREANEDNNTTEVGYVVADGHDAKDRQKVGAKTVYGLNDVGLLTTPILRSNTRLLHTGYVQRPTQLDLLVGSPRLAGVFLNTLVTVKLDGQPLFQQTVPVLERTPNLRSAYLGRAIIYDPVPPKPDVSGVQLRVPVDLTSVAEGDHTLQIAVDPQDVFADRLRDNNAATLRFRVRPPGGLLRIRVTDYTAPHPPVAHAAVVLKDMWGGFTDAQGAIEIADVPAGSYDAKALYADRDQPEPRFFTGYAAPFTVQNRQTLDLAIQCERALNVVGDVRVAGTGQFLDDESIEAFLCDTDDLYCPGGATGHRYRIPDVPPGRHRIICGAYGFQTKETTAQLTRTSHATDDCVLDLALVDGPRATVTGKVVDLTSSRPLAGATVWLQGAPRAVGTGTDGVFRLERVAANQDYPVWAQADDHTTEGTSTGLLTAGQTKDVGIIRLGQISPKFTSIDFDATTWAICEQTAAAGNIPAIKVDTKFGAFQGALGLMYHATAGQTDITLDNLIIWLQGGDFIQGGVSAEVGIENLTGVEMDTLKVGIMKDVLDGVGKGFKVLDGVNKLAAWLQGPVDPSMMHRNNKIVATYTTHTQTKYEQDPLIDIPLSTDVPIGVGFRGGGDTVVRVDKIEITDAMRRTKVLTPEWYSPGFCVFRLNQVVDVNTVEVKLYVAVLNSRLQSGVLGNASRNLIHWKPTQRNWLRISGFQYD; encoded by the coding sequence ATGAAGACGATGGCGACGCTGTGTGCTGTGTTGACGGTGACGCTGCTGGGGGCATCGGCTGCCACGGGGCAGGCGGGGAGCGCCTCGATCCTCTCGCTGGTCTCACCGCTGGATACGGTGGCGCGGATCACGACGGAGTTGCAGGTCGCGGCCTGCGGCGACCGCGTCGTGATCGTGTACCAGGGCCACGTCGGTCAGGCGCCCCTGGGGCTGTTCAGCGCGACCAGCAGCGGCGGGCCCTGGCAGAGGGGCACGCTCCAGATGCCCGAGGGCAGCAGTCTGCCGAACCTGCGGGCGCTGCTGGCCGAGGGGCACAAATCGCTGCTGATGGGGTCTCAGGGGGGCCACCTGCTGCTATGGCAGGGCAACGGCAACACCTGGACGGGGCCGACGGAGATCGCCCAGAGCGTGACGGGGGTCACGGCGTCGGGGCTGGTGCGCACGCCGGCCGGGCTGGCGGCGGTGGCGCGCAGCACCACCTTCAACTGGTACGGGCAGCAGGGCAGCCAGTGGCCGCTGAGCAAGCTGAGGTTCACGGTCGGCCAGCACAGCTACCCCCCGGCCTACGTGGACCTGTCAGGGACGACCGAGCTGTTCGGGATGCACCGGGGCGTGCCCATCGTGGCCACGCTGCCACCGGGAGCGGACGGGACGCAGGAGGCCAACTGGCAGATACAGCCCCCGGGGTCGCGGGAGGGCTGGACCAGTGCGGCCCCGGCGGCGGCAACGGAACTGCGGGCGGTGCTGGACTGGCCGCACCGGCGGGTGTTCGTGATCTGGAGCAAAGCCGAGCAGCCGACGCTGGCCTGGGCGCCGGTGGGAGCGACGTCGGCTGCGCAATGGCAACAGGTTCAAGTGCCCGTGCTGCCCAGGGCGGCAAGGACCGAGTACCAACTGGTGTCCAACGGACACGGGGCGGTCGGGCTGCTGCTGTACCAGCAGGCGGGCGGCGATCCGAGCCTGACGTTCCACTGGCTGGGAGCGTCGGGGCTGGGGCCGGCCATCCCCATCCTGCGGCCGGGGACGCAGACAGAGGCTTCCGTCTTTCAGTCCCTCGACGGCGAGGGGATGAACTGCTGCCTTGACGACCGCGGCGTGGCGCATGTCGTCATTGTGGGTCAGAAGCGCGGGGAGATGCCCGCCAACATCCGGCGGGTGTTCTACTCGGCGGTCACGGGTGGACCGACCGCCATCAGCGGCGGCGGCACGACCACCACCGGGACGACCGGAGGCGGGACGACCGGAGGAGGCACAACCGCGGGAGGAACGGAGACCGGGCCGGACCCGGACTTCGTCGCGCGCATTCTCGTCCCGGCGGCCGATGACGAACCCCTGCGCGTCGGCCCCTTCAGCAGTTGGGAGAGCCTCTCGCTGTCGCCGCGTATCGAGATCACCAACCAGGGCGCCCAGTACTTCGGCGACCTGAGCTTCGCGGTGAACGTGGACGGGGCACAGTTGCGCATCCGCCTGAAGGACGAGAGTGACCACCGCACGGCACTGTTCACGCGCGGGCAGAAGCGCGTGCTCTATCTGCCCCGCTTCGTGTACTCCTACCGCTACGAGCCCACAGCACAGCCTCCGGCACCCCTCACGTATGACTACGCCCCCCGCGACACGAAGATCATGCTGCACACGGGCCTGGGGCGCAAGCAGCTGACCGTCCAGGTGGACCCCGACAACGCCATCCGCGAGGCCAACGAGGACAACAACACCACCGAGGTTGGCTATGTGGTGGCCGACGGGCATGACGCGAAGGACCGCCAGAAGGTGGGCGCCAAGACGGTCTACGGCCTCAATGACGTGGGGCTGCTGACCACGCCCATCCTCCGGAGCAACACGCGGTTGCTGCACACGGGCTATGTCCAGCGGCCGACCCAACTCGACCTGCTGGTGGGCAGCCCGCGTCTGGCCGGCGTCTTCCTGAACACGCTGGTGACGGTGAAGCTCGACGGGCAGCCGCTGTTCCAGCAGACGGTGCCGGTGCTGGAGCGGACGCCCAATCTGCGCTCGGCCTATCTGGGGCGGGCGATCATCTACGACCCGGTGCCGCCGAAGCCCGACGTCAGCGGCGTGCAACTGCGCGTCCCGGTAGACCTCACGAGCGTGGCCGAGGGCGACCACACGCTGCAGATCGCGGTGGACCCGCAGGACGTGTTCGCCGACCGCCTGCGAGACAACAACGCGGCCACGCTGCGCTTCCGTGTGCGGCCCCCGGGCGGGCTGCTGAGGATCCGGGTGACGGACTACACCGCGCCCCATCCGCCGGTGGCTCATGCGGCGGTCGTGCTCAAGGACATGTGGGGCGGCTTCACCGACGCACAGGGGGCGATCGAGATCGCGGATGTGCCCGCCGGAAGCTATGACGCCAAGGCTCTCTACGCCGACCGCGATCAGCCCGAGCCCCGGTTCTTCACAGGCTATGCCGCACCGTTCACGGTGCAGAACAGGCAGACGCTCGACCTGGCCATCCAGTGCGAGCGGGCGCTGAACGTGGTGGGCGATGTGCGCGTGGCCGGGACGGGTCAGTTCCTCGATGACGAGAGCATCGAGGCGTTCCTGTGCGATACGGACGACCTGTACTGTCCGGGTGGGGCCACCGGGCACAGGTACCGCATCCCTGATGTGCCGCCGGGCCGGCACCGGATCATCTGTGGGGCGTACGGCTTCCAGACCAAGGAGACGACGGCTCAACTGACCCGCACCTCGCACGCGACGGATGACTGCGTGCTGGACCTGGCGCTGGTGGATGGGCCCCGCGCGACGGTGACGGGCAAGGTGGTGGACCTGACCAGCAGCCGGCCTCTGGCGGGTGCGACGGTGTGGCTGCAGGGCGCCCCGCGCGCCGTCGGCACCGGGACGGACGGCGTCTTCCGGCTGGAGCGCGTGGCCGCGAACCAGGACTACCCGGTGTGGGCACAGGCCGACGACCACACGACGGAGGGCACGAGCACCGGGCTGCTGACCGCCGGGCAGACGAAGGACGTCGGGATCATCAGGCTGGGCCAGATCAGCCCGAAGTTCACCAGCATTGACTTCGACGCGACGACCTGGGCGATCTGCGAGCAAACGGCCGCGGCCGGCAACATCCCGGCCATCAAGGTGGACACCAAGTTCGGCGCCTTCCAGGGCGCCCTGGGCCTGATGTACCACGCCACTGCCGGGCAGACCGACATCACGCTGGACAATCTCATCATCTGGCTGCAGGGCGGGGACTTCATCCAGGGCGGCGTCTCGGCGGAGGTCGGCATCGAGAACCTGACCGGGGTCGAGATGGACACCCTGAAGGTCGGCATCATGAAGGACGTGCTCGACGGCGTGGGCAAGGGCTTCAAGGTGCTCGATGGGGTGAACAAGCTGGCCGCGTGGCTGCAGGGCCCCGTGGACCCCTCGATGATGCACCGCAACAACAAGATCGTGGCGACGTATACGACCCACACCCAGACCAAGTATGAGCAGGACCCACTGATTGACATCCCCCTGTCCACCGATGTGCCCATCGGCGTGGGCTTCCGGGGCGGTGGAGACACGGTAGTGCGCGTGGACAAGATCGAGATCACCGATGCCATGCGGCGGACGAAGGTGCTGACCCCGGAGTGGTACTCGCCGGGCTTCTGCGTCTTCCGCCTCAACCAGGTGGTGGACGTCAACACCGTCGAGGTGAAGCTGTATGTGGCGGTGCTCAACAGCCGCCTGCAGAGCGGCGTACTGGGCAACGCCAGCCGGAACCTGATCCACTGGAAGCCCACACAGCGCAACTGGCTGCGCATCAGCGGCTTCCAGTACGACTGA
- a CDS encoding carbohydrate-binding family 9-like protein: MHRCTVALLLCVVCGGLAFGQETDGIEFADLNAATAGGWDVTDHTTLSVTRESKVGRYALLAQPQAGAKPYRGMNLHRELDLTGAGPADRLGFWVKQTYGSGMRVQLWTARGPFNRSFAVQQGAWTRVELDLDPAHWENPRQQPWGVVVRVAFYEQAFMAPEHTMVLDGLSITAGGKPVHLEDPAAMPASWRFPQQTEAAWFLGNADVAWAISKATGQVVGGWNVRTQERLLNFLEGRYHLEDRKSLVTGQSRDDRVRQAQFREREQRLDLTCANPTVPDLTIGKQYWLSGNKLFQRVAFRTTSRDLQFITFNTQAAFTPAYRNGGYHMGGADGGGPLVPAPQIGEWQKVTQYQSTAKSMLLHQPARGYSFAHTRTKLDDQFVWPFFTGAIASYVEAPNAMSYTPDGWDMSLGTSKLSPTRETSYEQFVSIFPGDWQTFLRREYPALPEVQQALRQIPPVPAWVSDIKIETGADLGRLRQMVQATDEGTIMVLLSLSGSWADYYVDRGMEGGYGGWITGPELRDHIRRIKALSPRIKVGLYMWQLSTYVGTRIHRAHPEWFRHSNKDGEPLSTFPGMAPNFAQLLSIPACYQELLSQFDTVLNALGTDFIYLDDPKAINLIEWQSGEYTRDDLSFRFFLDLKRLAARHSPDTMIFFNNRGNPYGDVNFIEARDQLRANYWRNFAGLAAVTQAFVSSARPDARINLLYFTPPLRREYMNRVLALGWLASLDYCGVVASRPFFQAAYEVGNCTSVPARYEPDWKSDKTTNLESYAVQRHGDRGVLLSFINHAEDTETVPLRLDVDSLNLDRTGRVFVWGYEVEDALAYEGQVTESLARRVYRETGWQLDRVTRRRLLWSGPYQAALDLKLEMKPLILHQLYVTAEPAAVYSENGLAGNYLFGAMPRVALQTKADWQQGTLKAQVDSRRDEAEIILLLPLRNYRPRVVTLDGKPVRPDWVCEGDEVFPVVKVGPGRHVLDVAFAAEPVAVPARVSSLTATASSTGLTLATPGLQAAVVTVARGDRVLYNRLVAGAGGKLTVPLSPARPEGGAYTVAVHAVVESTGELRPAEAVETAVELPAAKPDLGVPSERATRGPNERTVAPVNRTIRGLEVLNAATLTSGETPNEMQPGLGMLTAQAQPDTLTLTAGTSRAILQGQDGLLGAAFAGLEVKNLRRVQLRLANTFHSAFHMRGPGFHVPERANSRNFAGIVVDYHTPAGYTKRVAFATGVLHRTCSSTAPDWGRARVADESRDLGAALVETPERTFALDLQPCAPADWDGQVWLSVGSDWICPNRRLELQILAANEAVTGPFLSGVDPKAFREAYAKPRRLAAPRSPGGIIIDGSLSEESWREAARTEDFFLLGGDGVSRAGTAALLMYDDTNLYVAFVCTEPDRKKPLIIGGPPWDDDEVEVWIDADGDGKTYRQVIVNGANSKAEYRESGPGPIGATTAVHVVEGAPWTVEMEIPCAGLDARPPRPGDTWKISLCRGRAPGRNNPTMELMVWAPLAGGFKDLANFGTLTFR, translated from the coding sequence ATGCATCGCTGCACGGTCGCACTGCTGCTCTGCGTCGTCTGCGGAGGCCTCGCCTTCGGCCAGGAGACGGACGGTATCGAGTTCGCCGACCTCAACGCAGCTACCGCCGGCGGCTGGGACGTGACCGACCACACGACGCTGTCGGTCACGCGGGAGAGCAAGGTCGGCCGGTATGCCCTGCTGGCCCAGCCCCAGGCAGGCGCGAAGCCGTACCGGGGGATGAACCTGCACCGCGAGCTGGACCTCACCGGCGCCGGCCCGGCCGACAGGCTCGGCTTCTGGGTGAAGCAGACCTACGGCAGCGGGATGCGCGTGCAGCTCTGGACGGCCCGGGGCCCCTTCAATCGCTCGTTCGCGGTGCAGCAGGGCGCGTGGACGCGCGTGGAGCTGGACCTGGACCCGGCCCACTGGGAGAACCCCAGGCAGCAACCGTGGGGCGTCGTCGTGCGCGTGGCGTTCTACGAGCAGGCCTTCATGGCCCCGGAGCACACCATGGTTCTCGACGGCCTCAGCATCACGGCAGGGGGCAAGCCCGTCCATCTAGAGGACCCCGCAGCGATGCCGGCCTCCTGGCGCTTTCCCCAGCAGACCGAAGCGGCGTGGTTCCTGGGCAACGCTGACGTGGCCTGGGCCATCTCCAAGGCGACCGGCCAAGTGGTCGGCGGCTGGAACGTGCGGACCCAGGAGCGACTCCTCAACTTCCTGGAGGGGCGCTACCACCTGGAGGACCGCAAGTCGCTGGTGACGGGGCAGTCGCGCGACGACCGGGTGCGGCAGGCACAGTTCCGCGAGCGCGAGCAGCGCCTCGACCTGACCTGCGCCAACCCGACCGTGCCGGACCTGACCATCGGCAAGCAGTACTGGCTCAGCGGCAACAAGCTCTTCCAGCGTGTGGCCTTCCGCACGACGAGCCGCGACCTGCAGTTCATCACCTTCAACACCCAGGCAGCGTTCACCCCCGCATACCGCAACGGCGGCTACCACATGGGCGGGGCCGATGGCGGCGGCCCCCTCGTCCCGGCGCCGCAGATTGGCGAGTGGCAGAAGGTCACCCAGTACCAGAGCACCGCCAAGAGCATGTTGCTCCACCAACCGGCGCGGGGTTACAGCTTCGCCCACACGCGCACGAAGCTGGATGACCAGTTCGTCTGGCCCTTCTTCACGGGGGCGATCGCCTCGTACGTCGAGGCGCCCAACGCGATGAGCTACACCCCGGATGGCTGGGACATGTCGCTGGGCACCTCGAAGCTGTCGCCGACCCGCGAGACCTCGTACGAGCAGTTCGTGAGCATCTTCCCGGGCGACTGGCAGACGTTCCTGCGCCGCGAGTACCCCGCCCTGCCGGAAGTGCAGCAGGCCCTCCGGCAGATCCCTCCCGTGCCCGCCTGGGTCAGCGACATCAAGATCGAGACCGGCGCCGACCTGGGCCGTCTGCGCCAGATGGTCCAGGCCACGGATGAGGGGACCATCATGGTCCTGCTCAGCCTGAGCGGAAGCTGGGCGGACTACTATGTGGACAGAGGCATGGAGGGCGGCTACGGCGGGTGGATTACGGGTCCGGAGCTGCGCGACCACATCCGGCGGATCAAGGCGCTGTCGCCGCGCATCAAGGTCGGCCTGTACATGTGGCAGCTCTCCACCTACGTGGGCACCCGCATCCACCGGGCGCACCCGGAGTGGTTCCGTCACAGCAACAAGGACGGGGAGCCCCTGTCCACCTTCCCCGGGATGGCCCCCAACTTCGCGCAGTTGCTGTCCATCCCGGCGTGCTACCAGGAGCTGCTGTCGCAGTTCGACACGGTGCTCAACGCCCTGGGCACCGACTTCATCTACCTGGACGACCCCAAGGCGATCAACCTGATCGAGTGGCAATCGGGCGAGTACACGCGGGATGATCTGTCCTTCCGGTTCTTCCTGGACCTCAAGCGCCTGGCGGCCAGGCATAGCCCCGACACGATGATCTTCTTCAACAACCGGGGCAACCCGTACGGCGACGTGAACTTCATCGAGGCGCGCGACCAACTGCGGGCCAACTATTGGCGCAACTTCGCCGGGCTGGCGGCAGTGACGCAGGCCTTCGTCAGCTCCGCCCGGCCGGACGCCCGCATCAACCTGCTCTACTTCACCCCGCCGCTGCGGCGCGAGTACATGAACCGGGTGCTGGCCCTGGGCTGGCTGGCGTCGCTGGACTACTGCGGGGTCGTGGCCAGCCGCCCGTTCTTTCAGGCGGCGTATGAGGTCGGCAACTGCACCTCCGTCCCGGCGCGCTACGAGCCTGACTGGAAGAGCGACAAGACCACCAACCTGGAGTCGTACGCCGTGCAGCGGCACGGCGATCGGGGCGTCCTGCTCTCCTTCATCAACCACGCCGAGGACACCGAGACGGTCCCGCTGCGGCTGGACGTGGACAGCCTGAACCTGGACCGCACGGGCCGGGTGTTCGTGTGGGGGTACGAGGTGGAGGACGCGCTTGCCTACGAGGGCCAGGTGACGGAGAGCCTCGCCCGCCGGGTGTACCGGGAGACGGGCTGGCAACTGGACCGTGTGACGCGGCGGCGGTTACTGTGGTCCGGGCCGTACCAGGCGGCCCTGGACCTCAAGCTGGAGATGAAGCCTCTCATCCTCCACCAGCTCTATGTCACGGCCGAGCCCGCCGCCGTCTACTCCGAGAACGGCCTGGCGGGCAACTACCTGTTCGGGGCAATGCCACGGGTCGCCCTGCAGACGAAGGCGGACTGGCAGCAGGGCACGCTGAAGGCGCAGGTCGACTCGCGCCGCGACGAGGCCGAGATCATCCTCCTGCTCCCGCTCAGGAACTACCGCCCGCGGGTCGTCACCCTCGATGGCAAGCCGGTGAGGCCCGACTGGGTCTGCGAGGGGGATGAGGTCTTCCCTGTCGTGAAGGTCGGCCCCGGGCGTCACGTGCTGGATGTGGCCTTCGCGGCAGAGCCGGTCGCCGTGCCGGCCCGCGTCAGCAGTCTGACCGCGACGGCGTCATCGACCGGCCTCACGCTGGCGACGCCGGGGCTGCAGGCCGCGGTCGTGACGGTGGCTCGGGGCGACCGGGTGCTCTACAACCGCCTGGTAGCCGGCGCGGGCGGGAAGCTCACTGTACCGCTGTCCCCGGCCCGGCCGGAGGGGGGCGCGTACACGGTCGCGGTCCACGCCGTGGTCGAGAGCACAGGAGAACTGCGCCCGGCGGAGGCCGTCGAGACCGCCGTAGAGCTCCCCGCCGCCAAACCGGACCTCGGCGTGCCCTCTGAACGCGCCACTCGAGGGCCGAACGAGCGCACCGTCGCGCCCGTGAACCGCACCATCCGGGGCCTCGAGGTCCTCAACGCAGCCACGCTGACCAGCGGTGAGACGCCGAACGAGATGCAGCCGGGCCTGGGAATGCTCACCGCGCAGGCCCAACCTGACACGCTCACCCTGACCGCGGGCACGAGCCGCGCCATCCTGCAGGGACAGGACGGGCTCCTAGGGGCGGCGTTCGCGGGGCTGGAGGTCAAGAACCTGCGCCGGGTGCAGCTCCGTCTCGCCAACACCTTCCATAGCGCCTTCCACATGCGCGGGCCGGGCTTCCACGTGCCCGAGCGAGCCAACTCGCGCAACTTCGCCGGGATCGTTGTGGATTACCACACGCCCGCGGGCTACACGAAGCGCGTTGCCTTCGCGACCGGCGTGCTGCACCGCACCTGCAGCTCCACGGCGCCGGACTGGGGCCGGGCGCGCGTGGCCGATGAAAGCCGCGACCTGGGGGCCGCCCTGGTCGAGACACCCGAGAGGACCTTCGCCCTGGACCTGCAGCCCTGTGCCCCCGCAGATTGGGACGGGCAGGTGTGGCTCAGCGTGGGCAGCGACTGGATCTGCCCGAACCGCCGCCTGGAGTTGCAGATCCTGGCTGCCAATGAGGCCGTGACGGGGCCGTTCCTCAGCGGCGTGGACCCCAAGGCCTTCCGCGAGGCATACGCCAAGCCGCGCCGCTTGGCGGCGCCACGCTCGCCGGGCGGGATCATCATTGACGGGTCGCTCTCCGAGGAGTCGTGGCGGGAGGCGGCCCGGACTGAGGACTTCTTCCTGCTGGGTGGCGACGGTGTATCGAGGGCCGGCACCGCCGCCCTGCTGATGTACGATGACACCAACCTGTACGTGGCGTTCGTCTGCACCGAACCGGACCGCAAGAAGCCGCTGATCATCGGCGGCCCGCCGTGGGACGACGACGAGGTGGAGGTGTGGATTGATGCCGACGGAGACGGCAAGACCTACCGGCAGGTCATCGTCAACGGCGCCAACAGCAAGGCGGAGTACCGGGAGAGTGGCCCCGGGCCCATCGGCGCGACGACCGCCGTCCATGTCGTCGAGGGCGCGCCGTGGACCGTCGAGATGGAGATCCCCTGCGCCGGGCTGGACGCCAGGCCACCGCGTCCGGGCGATACGTGGAAGATCAGCCTGTGTCGGGGACGCGCGCCCGGGCGGAACAACCCGACGATGGAGCTGATGGTCTGGGCGCCGCTGGCCGGCGGCTTCAAGGACCTGGCTAACTTCGGCACGCTGACCTTCCGCTAG
- a CDS encoding M81 family metallopeptidase has product MRFAVAGLSHETNTFAHGLTTLDDFVGSSRYPGLIRGEEVITAMRGTSGCTDGFIAAAEAAGDAELVPLLWTFPQPSGLVEQTAFEMLAGMLLVRLAEALPVDGVLLELHGAMVTERCPDAEGELLRRVRQVVGPDLPVVATLDLHANISPEMVEHATALVGYDTYPHVDNFARGQEAFGIIADAVRGRTRPVAALAQVPMLIGPPRQCTLTPPMQDMLALVHEREQQPGIISITLAGGFPFADTPCTGAAVVAIADGDKALARSTAQGVADEMWARREDFRLRLTPLQEAIGWALEHGGPVILADGSDNPGGGAPCDGTVMLQALIEAQAPNSTVAIIVDPESVAAAWDAGEGREITLNVGGKTDDRHGQPLTLTGTVRLLSEGNYVNEGPMTRGLPVAMGRTAVFVVGGVEIVLTERRIQPYDTQALRCLGIEPAERLLIGLKSAVHFRAAFGPLARRILEVDTPGVHNPDVTQYTFSKLGRPMWPLDLE; this is encoded by the coding sequence ATGCGTTTCGCTGTCGCCGGCCTGTCCCACGAGACGAACACCTTTGCCCATGGTCTGACCACACTGGACGACTTCGTGGGCTCCAGCCGCTATCCCGGGCTCATTCGGGGGGAGGAGGTCATCACCGCGATGCGCGGCACCTCCGGCTGCACGGATGGCTTCATCGCCGCCGCCGAGGCGGCGGGCGATGCCGAACTGGTGCCGCTGCTGTGGACCTTCCCCCAGCCGTCGGGCCTCGTCGAGCAGACCGCCTTCGAGATGCTGGCCGGGATGCTGCTGGTGCGCCTGGCGGAGGCCTTGCCGGTGGATGGTGTCCTGCTCGAGTTGCACGGCGCCATGGTCACCGAGCGGTGCCCCGATGCCGAGGGCGAGCTGCTCCGCCGCGTGCGCCAGGTCGTCGGCCCGGACCTGCCGGTGGTGGCGACCCTGGACCTGCACGCCAACATCAGCCCCGAGATGGTGGAGCACGCCACCGCCCTCGTCGGCTACGACACCTACCCGCACGTGGACAACTTCGCGCGCGGCCAGGAGGCCTTCGGGATCATTGCGGACGCCGTCCGCGGCCGCACGCGCCCTGTGGCGGCCCTGGCGCAGGTCCCTATGCTCATCGGCCCGCCCCGCCAGTGCACGCTCACCCCGCCCATGCAGGACATGCTGGCGCTGGTGCATGAGCGCGAGCAGCAACCGGGGATCATCAGCATCACGCTGGCAGGCGGTTTTCCCTTCGCCGACACGCCCTGCACCGGCGCGGCAGTCGTTGCCATCGCCGATGGCGACAAGGCCCTCGCCCGGAGCACCGCGCAGGGCGTGGCGGACGAGATGTGGGCGCGGCGCGAGGACTTCCGCCTGCGCCTGACGCCCCTGCAGGAAGCGATCGGCTGGGCGCTGGAGCACGGCGGGCCGGTCATCCTGGCCGACGGCTCGGACAACCCGGGCGGCGGCGCGCCGTGCGATGGGACGGTCATGCTCCAGGCGCTGATCGAGGCACAGGCGCCGAACTCCACCGTCGCCATCATCGTGGACCCCGAGTCGGTCGCCGCCGCCTGGGACGCCGGGGAGGGCCGGGAGATCACCCTGAACGTGGGTGGCAAGACTGACGATCGTCATGGCCAGCCGCTGACGCTGACTGGGACCGTCCGCCTGCTGTCCGAGGGCAACTACGTCAACGAGGGGCCCATGACCCGGGGGCTGCCGGTGGCGATGGGGCGGACGGCCGTGTTCGTCGTGGGCGGTGTAGAGATCGTGCTGACCGAGCGACGCATCCAGCCCTACGACACCCAGGCCCTGCGGTGCCTGGGGATCGAGCCGGCGGAGCGGCTGCTTATCGGCCTGAAGTCGGCGGTGCATTTCCGCGCGGCCTTTGGTCCGCTGGCCCGACGCATCCTCGAGGTGGATACACCCGGCGTGCACAATCCGGACGTGACCCAGTACACGTTCTCCAAGCTGGGGCGCCCGATGTGGCCGCTGGACCTGGAGTAG
- a CDS encoding redoxin domain-containing protein, whose product MAVAAPPTDRTQSVAGATGLDWSAWRAWLRYEFLVPRRSRLGWALLVLCGCAGVIAGLGSGLGPSLAAYRAWRLGVLLVGFAALPLMAVAARLDAMSGAVDSIESRPQPAVSRLLVRFLGSFAFVLLAYAVLIVAAWLAQLFVGGPLPAGSGSRFSLGAPVHAFTAGLPALLYVSALAYCVTVLCPNLLSVAIVALYWLLILLGRDYLSRIFDFALTQNAVPYLVLTAGLLALTMQVTRWRGRVTRPWSPPLAGAAAGCLLLGLISAHALVMGRHDPPFHPKPLAQAMAGQSIRNQVLPGFWLPDQYGRRTGLHDLGPAPLVIAFWSPARPESAAVLANLQTLHLQYGPRGLRVAAICLADDWSVARRVARERGYRFPMLTDTGCHWAEKLGDSAPLAEAYELSDLPTVFLADDERRVVLHWNGLPAGVWEGLVQKLTPLLPPQGQGAGPRG is encoded by the coding sequence ATGGCCGTAGCAGCACCCCCAACCGACAGGACGCAGAGCGTCGCCGGCGCGACAGGACTGGACTGGAGCGCCTGGCGCGCGTGGCTGCGCTATGAGTTCCTGGTCCCCCGCCGCTCGCGGCTCGGGTGGGCGCTGCTGGTCCTGTGCGGCTGCGCCGGGGTCATCGCGGGGCTCGGCTCCGGCCTGGGCCCCTCGCTGGCCGCGTACCGGGCCTGGCGCCTCGGAGTGCTGCTCGTCGGCTTCGCGGCCCTGCCGCTGATGGCCGTCGCGGCGCGTCTGGACGCGATGTCGGGGGCCGTGGACAGCATCGAGTCCCGTCCCCAGCCCGCCGTCAGCCGCCTGCTGGTCCGCTTCCTGGGCAGCTTCGCGTTCGTGCTGCTGGCCTACGCCGTGCTGATCGTCGCGGCCTGGCTGGCGCAGCTCTTCGTGGGCGGCCCGCTTCCTGCCGGCAGCGGCAGCCGCTTCTCGCTGGGCGCGCCCGTGCATGCCTTCACGGCGGGCCTGCCGGCACTGCTCTACGTGAGCGCCCTGGCCTACTGTGTCACGGTGCTGTGTCCCAACCTGCTGTCGGTCGCGATCGTCGCGCTGTACTGGCTGCTGATCCTGCTGGGCCGCGACTACCTCTCCCGCATCTTCGACTTCGCCCTGACCCAGAACGCCGTGCCCTACTTGGTGCTCACGGCGGGTCTGCTGGCCCTGACGATGCAGGTGACGCGCTGGCGCGGACGCGTTACTCGCCCGTGGTCGCCGCCGCTGGCCGGGGCCGCGGCCGGGTGCTTGCTGCTGGGGCTGATCTCCGCGCACGCCCTGGTCATGGGCCGCCACGACCCCCCCTTCCATCCCAAGCCGCTGGCCCAGGCGATGGCCGGCCAGTCCATCCGCAACCAGGTGCTGCCCGGCTTCTGGCTACCCGACCAGTACGGCCGGCGCACGGGCCTGCACGACCTCGGCCCGGCCCCGCTGGTGATCGCCTTCTGGTCACCCGCGCGCCCGGAGTCGGCGGCGGTGCTGGCCAACCTGCAGACGCTGCACCTGCAGTACGGCCCCCGGGGCCTGCGCGTGGCCGCCATTTGCCTGGCGGACGACTGGTCGGTCGCCCGCCGCGTGGCGCGCGAGCGCGGCTACCGCTTCCCGATGCTGACCGATACCGGCTGCCACTGGGCCGAGAAGCTGGGCGACTCCGCGCCGTTGGCCGAGGCCTACGAGCTGTCGGACCTGCCGACTGTGTTCCTGGCCGATGACGAGCGCCGCGTGGTACTGCACTGGAATGGCCTGCCGGCCGGAGTGTGGGAGGGGCTGGTGCAGAAGCTGACGCCGCTACTGCCGCCGCAGGGCCAGGGGGCGGGGCCCCGTGGCTAA